The Triticum aestivum cultivar Chinese Spring chromosome 7B, IWGSC CS RefSeq v2.1, whole genome shotgun sequence genome window below encodes:
- the LOC123162645 gene encoding uncharacterized protein, whose translation MEDGDKDVIKTSVSEESPNPGEKDVIKTSVSEESPNPGEKGEDEGDLSRKTEMLGVKETVNSMSENSSYEVKGQIHGGDNPEKDLNEQMDKSRSPDAMEPIDSDQTVKEILEEEKSEEPVFDGTEIPEMEQMRRSSDQSVELDSKAQQGSVINERAAAIGNFVKEKGAIAVSTFIRRLSGRKDENDLPVEDDKNDGSASGNGKKTVSDYGIKPKEVQKKSEERSTWNPLNLIKVGGDIVTSTTGEAGGGNVPGLTEQPIAKGRIIVYTKLGCEDCKLVRLFMHQQRLKYVEINIDIFPSRKLELEKNTGSSIVPKVYFNDLLIGGLTELKKMEESGILNEKTGALFNDEPSSAAPLPPLPGEDDESGCGKMDELATIVRKMRESITLKDRFYKMRRFSNCFPGSEAVDFISEDQYLERDEAVEFGRKLASKHFFRHVLDENVFEDGNQPYRFLDHDPVIMTQCYNIPRGIIDVAPKPMAEIASRLRKLSCAIFEAYVSEDGRHVDYRSIQGCEEFKRYIRTTEELQRVETSDLSREEKIAFFINLYNMMAIHALVTCGHPAGPLDRKKFFGDFKYVIGGCAYSLSAIENGILRGNQRPPYNLVKPFGHKDQRSKVVLSYPEPLVHFALVCGTKSGPALRCYSPGNIDKELMEAARDFVRNGGLIVDPEAKVASVSKILRWYNTDFGKNETEVLKHAANYLEPAASEQFLELLANTQLKVSYQPYDWSLNI comes from the exons ATGGAGGATGGGGACAAGGATGTGATAAAAACTTCTGTCAGTGAAGAGTCCCCTAATCCTGGAGAAAAGGATGTGATAAAAACTTCTGTCAGTGAAGAGTCCCCTAATCCTGGAGAAAAGGGTGAAGATGAAGGGGATTTGTCGAGGAAAACAGAAATGTTGGGCGTAAAAGAAACAGTAAATTCAATGAGTGAGAATTCAAGCTATGAGGTAAAAGGGCAGATCCATGGGGGAGATAACCCAGAAAAGGATCTCAATGAGCAGATGGATAAAAGCAGAAGCCCTGATGCCATGGAACCTATAGATTCAGACCAGACTGTGAAAGAGATTCTTGAAGAAGAAAAATCTGAAGAGCCAGTTTTTGATGGAACTGAGATTCCTGAAATGGAACAAATGAGGCGTTCTTCTGATCAGTCTGTGGAGCTTGATTCAAAAGCTCAGCAAGGGTCTGTGATCAATGAAAGAGCTGCTGCAATCGGGAATTTTGTTAAGGAAAAGGGAGCCATTGCAGTGTCAACATTTATACGCCGCCTATCTGGCAGAAAGGATGAGAATGATCTTCCTGTTGAAGATGATAAGAATGATGGTTCAGCAAGTGGCAATGGTAAGAAGACTGTCTCAGATTATGGAATTAAACCAAAAGAGGTACAGAAGAAATCCGAGGAAAGAAGCACATGGAATCCACTGAACTTGATTAAAGTTGGAGGAGATATTGTTACTTCTACAACTGGGGAAGCTGGGGGTGGAAATGTGCCTGGTTTGACAGAGCAACCAATAGCAAAAGGAAGGATTATCGTATACACAAAACTGGGATGTGAAGATTGCAAATTGGTTCGGTTGTTCATGCATCAGCAAAGGCTCAAGTATGTTGAGATTAACATTGATATATTCCCTAGTAGGAAGTTGGAGTTGGAAAAGAATACTGGGTCATCCATAGTACCAAAAGTGTATTTCAATGACCTGCTGATTGGAGGCTTAACTGAATTGAAGAAAATGGAGGAGTCTGGCATACTCAATGAGAAAACTGGTGCTCTTTTCAATGATGAGCCCTCCTCTGCTGCTCCTTTGCCTCCTTTACCCGGGGaagatgacgaatctggatgtgggAAGATGGATGAGTTGGCAACCATCGTCAGAAAAATGAGAGAGTCGATTACTCTGAAGGATAGGTTTTACAAAATGAGAAGATTTAGTAACTGCTTTCCTGGCAGTGAGGCTGTGGATTTTATATCAGAAGATCAGTATTTGGAGAGAGATGAG GCAGTGGAATTTGGAAGAAAGCTTGCAAGCAAACACTTCTTTCGTCATGTTCTAGA TGAAAATGTCTTTGAAGATGGAAATCAGCCTTACCGTTTCCTAGATCATGATCCCGTTATTATGACACAGTGTTACAACATCCCTAGGGGCATCATTGATGTTGCACCAAAACCCATGGCGGAAATCGCATCAAGGTTGAGAAAGTTGTCTTGTGCCATTTTCGAGGCTTATGTATCTGAAGATGGTAGGCATGTTGACTACAGAAGCATCCAGGGTTGTGAGGAATTTAAAAG GTATATTAGAACAACTGAGGAGCTTCAGAGGGTGGAAACTAGTGACCTGTCACGTGAAGAAAAGATTGCTTTCTTCATAAATCTGTACAATATGATGGCTATCCACGCGTTAGTGACATGTGGGCATCCTGCTGGACCATTGGACAGGAAAAAGTTCTTTGGAGACTTTAAGTATGTCATTGGTGGATGTGCCTATTCACTGTCAGCTATTGAAAATGGCATTCTGCGTGGCAACCAAAGGCCACCATACAATCTTGTGAAACCTTTCGGACATAAAGACCAAAGATCCAAG GTGGTCCTATCATACCCTGAACCTCTTGTTCACTTTGCTTTGGTATGTGGTACCAAATCTGGACCTGCACTTAGGTGTTACTCGCCGGGAAATATTGATAAAGAGTTAATGGAAGCTGCACGAGATTTCGTAAGGAATGGAGGACTGATTGTTGATCCTGAAGCGAAGGTTGCATCTGTAAGCAAAATCTTACGATG GTATAACACAGACTTCGGTAAGAATGAGACAGAAGTACTGAAGCATGCAGCAAATTATCTGGAGCCTGCAGCGTCGGAGCAATTCTTGGAGCTGCTCGCAAACACTCAACTGAAGGTCTCGTATCAGCCTTATGACTGGAGCTTGAACATCTAG
- the LOC123162646 gene encoding membrane-anchored ubiquitin-fold protein 3: MAGGKEPIEVKFRLFDGTDIGPNKYDPATTVTALKEFVLARWPQDKDIIPKTLNDVKLINAGRILENNKTLAESRVPVGEVPGGVITMHVVVRPPQSDKSDKHLSNSPKQNRCGCTIL, translated from the exons ATGGCCGGCGGGAAAGAGCCGATCGAGGTGAAGTTCCGCCTGTTCGACGGCACGGACATCGGGCCCAACAAGTACGACCCCGCCACCACCGTCACGGCGCTCAAGGAGTTCGTCCTCGCTCGGTGGCCGCAGG ACAAAGACATTATTCCAAAAACTCTCAATGACGTGAAGCTCATCAATGCTGGAAGGATACTTGAGAATAACAAAACTCTTGCTGAGTCTCGAGTCCCAGTAGGGGAAGTTCCAGGAGGTGTGATCACGATGCATGTTGTTGTACGCCCTCCCCAAAGTGACAAAAGTG ATAAGCACCTCTCGAATTCTCCCAAGCAGAACAGATGTGGGTGCACGATATTGTGA